The genomic region CTTCAAACTAAAGTTTGACCAGTTGATGGAAAGTCGTTGACGGGTCTGACGGGCAGAGTCCAAGCAgaacctgaggacacacaaaaaaaatcacaaaaaaaatggtttaacACTCAAGAGCTGCCGTGTCAGTTtgaaaaaatgataaaaagttAAAGCTTGATTAAAATTGAAGTATTTCAGAATCCTTAGAGACAAGTATGCacataaaatgacacatgacTTGTTATTTCCAGCTCAGCTTTTTGATGCTTAATGGTATGAGTTTGAGTATCTGACGctcatgttaaaatactttgaATTCAGTATATTgaaaattatttatattaattagGTCAGATGAAGGTGAAAAATAATCAGCTCAATGAAAGTAgaacaaaataatgtataatatctTTTAAAGCTTGCTTTTAAAAAGCTAATTTCTTTTTAACTTAGTACAAGTGTGACTAATACTAGACCCGGCCCTAAGAGTTAAAATGCATGTTAAATATCTTTATATTCCAACAGCCATCACTGATATGATCTATCTCACGTCTCAGGGCTTGGACAGTAAATCAAGGAGAAAAGATTTTATCACAACTGTTTCAATATTTACCATGTTTAAAATTTGCATATGTTCTTTCAAGGAGACACTTTCTTCATTGTTTACTGTATGCCGCATGCTCTCCATATGTCACCAGAGGTCAAaagctctttgtttgtttaaacttgataacatttatttacaaaagaaaGGGACTTCCTGTAGTCTGCCCGTCCAATAGGCACTTGaccaaacttggcaggtgattTACTcggggcaccagtgtgtgcagtgccaactttggCACGGTTtcataagaaatgcaagagatagcAGTAGAAATGTAAGACTATGTTGCTGAAAGAGCTGCTTCCACCAACAGTTGTTCCATTAATCTGTTAATCACTGTCAAACAGTGAATGCACTACTAAGTAAGGATTACAGAAGTATCACATCACGATATTTAGTACACATACCTTTTGAAATATTCCACTTCCCTCTCCGTTTCATCCATTTCAGTGCTGTCCAGGTCAATGTCTTTGGGCAAGAATACATCAtctaaaaaagataaaacaaaatacatggCATAAGCTTCTACTTCAGACAAAATGGATTAGAATCGTCTCTGTGGGGAACTGGTAAAttctttaaataatattattatagtattttaCATCGATACTAGTACGTGTGGCCTCACAAGTTCCACTTTGTCAGTGGAAAATGTTGCAGAGCCACATCGTCAAACCACAGGGCCATAAGAGATCAACCCCAAGTCCATCCCCAGTGTTTGTGAATCTAGTTTGAGCAATTTCTCGTTCTTCCTGCTCAGAACACTGAAACTTAAGAGATGGAATCTGcacagcatatacagtatattctcacAAAAGGTGGAAGGAATCGATTACAGTGATGACATTAAGTCAAGCGGTTTCCCTCACCTGTTCTGGTCAGGTGTGACACTAAGATAAAACCCATATGTGCTATTATAAGGTGAAAACATAACCAAATCATGAAGATACAAACCTATCGAGCTGTTCATCTTgtcccccttcttcttcttgttcttcttgttcttgccTTTGGGCTGCGGTGACTCTGCACTGGGAAGTTTGCCGTTCTGCTGTGTCTGCTCAGACTGCGAGGCAGGTGGGGGAGACGGAGAGGGGTTCGACACAGGTGAACTTCTCCTGTCCTCCTTTATTTGGGTCAGGGGCTGTTGCTGCAGCTGGTGTCTTTTTCCATTCAGACTTCTGTTGTTGCTCTTGTCCTCCCTTCTAAATTCAGTGGTTTGGAGAGGAGTCAGAACCTCGACAGGTCTGACTTGTGTCGCTTTGGTGTCCGTTGAAGCGATGGGGATGGTGCCGTTGCTCAACTTTGTCGTAACACCTGAGCTCTTGGGCAACTCTGTGGCTTTCTTTACAGCAGCCTCACAAGAGGCCACTTTAACAGAGTGTTTGGCCTTTACTTTGCTGTTGATATCATGGTGAGGTGTAGAAGTGCCGTTGTGGAGAGCGGCTGGAGTGTTGGGGATGTTGGTCTCAGCAGTTAAGCCTTTATCAGCGGTGCATCTGGGGCTGTGCTGTGTATTGGATTGGGGTGCAGGGTTGAATCTAGGGTCCCTCTGGTCAGGGAGGCGAATGAGGGTTTGAAGCAGCTGTGACTTTCCATTCTGAAGATTATCTAGGACGTTCTGAGCTGTCTGTTTAAGGGGCTGTGGGTTGTTTTGAGGGGGTGCTGTGTTCTCCTTcgctttctctttctttttcttctttgcagcACGATGttgctgcagctcctgcagccgGAGCAGTTCCTTTTGAAGAgctgcctcttcctcttcctgccgCTGTCGCCGTTGCTGCTCCTCCAACAGCAGCTGCTCCTCCCTCTCACGGGCCTCTGCCTCCAGACGAGCTTTCTCCTCCATCTGAAGCACATAGAGAGACATATGTTTACAGCAACATTAAAGCTTTTACACTTAAAAATCTTGGTTGTGGGCAAAAACTAAACCATTTCctagttttaaatattttgaatgGATGGACATCAACTGGAGATTCTTTCAGAGAGAGACCTTCACCTTTTTCTGTTTATGCCTGGCCCGTTTCGCTGCCTTGGAACTGGAGGCCGGTTTACTGTCGGCACTATTGATGAACTGCAACAGGTCCTCTACCCGCCTGTGGTCCTCCACCCCATTATCCCGCTCTATCACCGGCTGATGTTCCTCACGCTTTGGCTGCTCCTCTTTGCGCTTCGTGAGACGCAGTCGTAGCTTTTCCCGCATCTCTGCATAGTTTCGACTGGTGGGAGCAGCTGGGGGCTGGGTGAAGCaagcaaaaacaacaccattagTAAAATAGTCAAACGCTACATAAACCATGAAGTatcatttaaaatcaattcaGTAAACCTAAAACTTGAGAAGAAACGTGTCATACCCCGCCATGCCCGAAGAACTCGCAgtagcagcagtcacagtacTTCCCTTCTTTCTGgttggtggaggtggaggtggaggagctaTGCTCAGAACAACTGTCCTCGTCTTGACTCTCTTCTCCATCGTATGGCTGGTGCTCATACGCCCCATTCCCCTCACAGCGATGGCCCTCACAGTCTGGGTCACTGGAAAGAATAAGACACGATGAGACGCAAAACCACAACACCACCTCCTTTCCAGACGATCAGCATCCGTCACTCGTGTTAGGTTTCTTTGGTGTCTTACCTGCAGACACTTGGCGGGGCACTGACAGGACCATCTGTTGAGGAGGCTGGAGGCTCTGCAGGAGGGAGACACAGACCTTGGTGGGCTTCTACAAAGTCTGGGGCTGGGGCAGCCATCTTTGGGAAGGGCTGTGATCCCATTGTGGGAAGGTGTGTGGGTGCTGGGGGCAGCGCAGGGCCAGAGAGCGGAGGGAGGGGGGTCAAACCCGTGGAGCCGTTTCTAGGGGTGACGGGAGCTGGCTGCCGGTGGTCCTCTTTACCTAAATTGTGAAATACATCATCTAAAGGAGACAAAGATGCAGTGAGTCAAACTGGTGTTCAGGTCTCCAAAAGCTTGAAAGTCAAATTTGAAACACACTCAGATACAAGgttacattaaattaaactaGAAACCAATGCATATAACAAATTGGTTTAATAGAAAAAGATTAATCTTAGTgggactttttttcccctgatgaACCTGTATGTTTTATCCTTAGAAAAAGATGATGGGTGAAGATTTATGTCTTTCCACTCAAAAACACTTTCCTTGGTGGACTCGACAGTTCACGCTACACCCCTAAAACCCCAGTTTCCTAAGAGCtgcaattaaacacattcaatgATTAATCTATACAAACCTAAGCATTGCTCCTACCCTCCTATATTACCTAAAGAGTTGGGTCTTTTAGATGCTAGGTGGATGGGTGGGTTATTACTTGACTGGACAGTGGTGGCAGTGCAGGACACGGAGGACATGGAAGCGGAGGTGGCCATCACTACTCGGTTGGTCTCCATGAAGGCATCCTGGAAATTGTAGAGACATTTCTTCTTGGCACCACTCTTCTTCTGCTCTTTGGCTTCTGAAGAGGAGcacgatgacgacgatgataGTGATGACGATGACAGTGATGAGGACGAGGGCACAGGAGTGGGCAGTGAAGGGTGTTCCCCTTGGGGGCCAATGGATGAGGTTGGAGGGAGAGGAACATCAGCGAGAGGTGGTCCAAGCATGTCATCTGTCGATTAAGTAGAAATGTGAATCTCATAGTGTGATTTCAACTGGTTTGTAGAACTGGCCAGATATGCGTCATTTTAGGGCAATGCTCTGAtccttacttttttaaaaaacaaatgggaCGGTGctcattatcatttatttaatcaatcGGATCATCTTAATGATGGATTTATAGAGAGACTTGAgtatagaatttttttttctaatgacTCATTTTGTTTCCAGCTTGACCGTAGCATCACAATTCATGCACAGGTGATCCCATACTATTTCGCAGGAGTGACAAACACACCGCATGGCAGAATAACCACTGGGAATGGGGATGGTTTAAAAATCCTGGGGTATATTCACTCATTTTGAGTGTGAAAGAGGTTTTATTGAGCATGTGTGGTGCACCAGAGTGTCTCACCTGGCAGGGACTCGGGCAACAGCACAGATGGATTCCAGCTTTTCATCACAGCAGCGTCCCACAAGTTCTCAAACTTGAGAGACAGGCACTGCAGTGAGCTGTTCCAGTCTCCTGTTCCACCTGTGCTGCTAAAGCAGTTCTGGTAGACATGCTCTGGTAACGACGGGCTGAAAGCTGGCTGCTTGGCTGCTGAGTGGCTTGTTGTTGAGCTTGGGGGCAGAGGCTTTAGGAAGAAACACagaagttgtaaaaaaaaaaaaaaaaaacacaggtttacTAGATGAACTGTTTTGTGCTGTTGGGGCAGTTCTGATTTGCTTTCTCAGACGATTCAGTCTGACCCCTTGTGGCAGACTATGATAATAACAGTGAAACTAAACTTAGTATTGTTCCTCGAAcctaaaaaaaatccccaacGATATGGAAATTTCCATTAAAGTGACTATAACCtgtgattttacacactgaaaaagaaagtaaaaaataatttaagagTGACCTTATGAATGTACGGCCTTTTTTGAAATTATCCTCACCTTGCTGTGCGTGAGAGGAGGACTGGGTGGGTAGAGTGTGGGGTGCAGTAGGGGCCGGGAGAAGTTGTGTAGGGGCAGGTGACCGTGGATGTGGGGGTAGAGGTGGAGGGCAGGGTGTGAAGGGGGAGTCTTGGTATCTGTGAAGAACTGGTGTCCGacagcaggaggtggaggagcatGGAGCCGACTTGGAGGCAGACATGTGGCAAGGCCCAGGGTAGAGGAGCTGGGATCCTGGTTGCATACGTGGCACTCGCAGGCATGCTGGACCTGTTCTACCTGAGAGTGGTCACACAAATACATATCATGTATTTAAAGAgatagttctgtttttttttttttcctaaatgtgGATGTATGACGTGAAGTTTGTATGCCCCTCATTCCATAGcgaatctgtgtttttagctagtagagacacaggagctactggtctACATGCTTCCTGATTTTTGgcaagtgtgtgtcactgaggtaaatctgaacaaaggatttcaaacacagaagtcacaagataacacatttgaacttctGTGCTGTATTTTCTTACCAGTCATGCAGACATCTATTAAGCGAGCCTTTTGCTAATTTGGCTAAAATCTGTGTacttgctggcagccatgttattaGTGACACTTACTGTCCAGGTTcatggtgtggtgtgtgtgatggtgtaTGCCTCAAAGCCAGTTTTGACCTCAAACTACCACactttttcattcttaaaaatgtttttgatcaACAGAACgttgtttaaaagaaatgtcttcatacacatgACACCCTCCAAAAAGACTAGctacagtgagagagagggaggctgaGCTATGACATCATTGATTTCCAATGGTTGTAAAATATGTATGGGCCCTTAATGAAAGACAACTGTCCATGGACGTCAAAAATGAAGACTGGTCAGTGCCAGAGTCAAATGGGCACTTTCTGAATATTGGAGCACACCCATgaacatattaaaacaaacagtacTTCCTGTGTGCCATGGGTTCACATGACAGTGTGCAAATACCTGTTGGTGGTTGTACGTGGGTGGAGGACTACTGTTCTTTCCCAAGGAAAGTTCCTCCTGCTGCCCAAGAGGCTCACTGCCAACCTCACCATCAGCTTCCTCCTCATCGCCTTCTGATGAACTACTGCTGCTGGTAATGTGAGGAGACTGGGACACGCATAACATTTCCAAAAATTACTATCAACACACTCATAATTAGTTTTGTCATCCAGAAACTCAGCGGGGGGGGAATTCACAACTACTCTTGACAAACGGAACAAACAAGGACTTACCCCTGCCTTTAAGGCCATATTTTCTCCTTCCCCGTTGAGGTCATTGTGGAGGCCATTCACAGCAGCCGTCACAACACTACTCTCCTCATAGCCAGTCATAGGATAGATGTCCCCAAACTTACTGGACAATGGAGGCACTTCGTCATCATCACTAATACTAGAAGAGGGGAAACAAGAGTAGTCCGGTTATGAGAAGTGAACAAGGATGTAAACTGTGGTTTTATCAGATGAGCTATAGGATTGGTGATGTGTCTGGCTGACTAACAATGTGTTGTTATCCCCTTCAGGCAGAAGGAGCCTTGGATGTTGCTGAATGGTGATGGGAGAACTCGAGTTGGAGCCGGATGCTGAACTGCCAGAGGAGAGGCTGGGGGGGTGAATCTCGGTCATGTAATCGCGAGGCGGCTCTCCCTGTAGAGGCAGCTTGATGTGGAGGTCCTCAGCGATGGGGGAGTCCATGATGCCACATGTAAGGATGTGTGAGAGACTACAGTCGTCACACGTGCACCTGTGGGTTGGGTAAGGACAAAAACTTTAATTTatcttcaataaataaaatttcTTTAGTTTACCCAAAAGTCATTTGTATGGCTAATGTGCACATATGCATGTGCtacaaatacagtgaaataaatCCTGTGGGAAGTCCTCACCTTCTCCGATAATTGCAGTTTGGACAATCTGGAATACTCAGACGAGACGAGAGCATCCTCATAGTGTCTGTGAAGTTGGTATCTGCACTGGGGGGCTTCTGACTGTTTGGTAACtgtagaaggaaaaaaaattaaaagctCTGTATCGGAGGAATGTTCTGAACATCTGAAGGCTTCATACTCATGGACTGTACCTGTTCTTCGATAAATCTCCTCTGTTTAAAAAACTCCCAGTCCTCCTTCAACATCCTCTGCTTACTCTTCAATGTCTGAAATGGAAACATCCACATCCAtgaattagaaataaaaaacaccatGGCTGTGTGTACACATAAATTAAAATCTCTTACATTTTTGCTGATCAAAGACTTGTGTGGCTCTGTTCTTTGGTTGGTAAGACTCTGTCCCTCCACCTTAAAAAGCAGCTGCAGAAGAGTCACAACCTTACAGCTTGATCAACAATTCCCTTTTCATAACTGCTTTTACTTTCTGTATCAAACACATTCGTGCATCATCTTGAATGTTCGTACCTGTTCGTCTACATAGTCGTCAATCCTCTTCTCACACTCCTGCCAATCAGCCGCCACTGACGCCAtgtcctgctgcagctgttggTAGCTCTCTAACAAGGTCCTATACATGTCTTCATTGTATGAATCATGGGAGGCTGTGCCATGTCTGTAAAAGAAATGGTTAAGATAAGCCAAAAGGCACATAAAAGTAAGTCAGCATTACATGCGGACAAGAAAAATCTTGAGTTtaagtttaatttgttttacaaaaactCTTACTTCAGCTGTGCAACTAGCGTAGGTAAACTGCTGTGCAAGATGGGTTCAGAGAACACCAGATTCTCAAAAAGGTGCTTGTTGTGCAGCTCCCATGTCACCTGGAATTTCTTTAGGTGCTCATTCTCCTAAGGAAACAAAAATGGTTCAGGTTACAAGTTGACAATGACAGTAACAAAGACACTGCAAGTAATGGATATTCCAAACACAGTAATATAGTAACATGCCAAACAACATGTATTCTGCAACCAACACAAAAGCTTTGGTTccacaaaaagacaaactgacCAGGGTGAGTAAGAAGCTGCTGATGGTGCGTGCAGCTTGACAGAGGGCACTGTactcctccagcagcagggaGATGAACTGGTGGGCCTGAGGAGGACCATGCGCTGTGGCTACGGTCCCCGATTGTCCAGCCGTCTTGGAGCCTGCAGAAAGGTGCTTCAGTAGCCGCACCTTCATTTCCAAGACATATTCACGCGCCTGTTGCTCCAACCGCTGATATAGTTGGTAGGGGTCCTTCTCACAAAGTCTGCACAAGGGAATGAAAGAAGTTGAGCTTACAAGTTAAACAGACAAGCAAACAAGTACACAAAAgcctagagaaagcactcagataTCACTCATTTTCTCAGTGTCAGTACACTGCCCTATCTCACAAAAATCCTAAATCTGGATCTTAACAAAAACCCTATCATTTCAATCCCCAGCAAATTTAATCCAAAGTCCATCCTTTATTTTTCAAGTTATGCTTCTCAAAAATAATGcagccaaaaacataaccttggtggaggaaataaaagcaaaagaaaaaagtggaaaTGCCAGCCAGTAATGTTTCAACCTAATAAAACAGGTTTTCTCTCATTAATCTCCCTAAAGTTTACATGTTCCACCGATGACTCATAGCATGGCCTATCATGTTGTATCAATAGGAAACGCATCACATTAAGGAAGTTACCTGACCGATTACAGAGCGGAGCAGAGTTGTTTCAATACGGCACTGCTTCTGAAAGCTTTCAGGCTTATTTGGTTCTACTTAACTTCCTCTTACTTCAACATTCACTAAAGCCTTTGAATATCAGTAGTGCCCCCTAGTGGATGCATAACCTAATAGAAAAAGTGTGATGCCGTGTTGTTATACCTGTCCACCAGTTCTTTCATGCcctccttgtctctctctggcTGGTCATGGTCATCTGCTAGAGGTGTTCCCGTCTGACGATAGATGCAGCGGACCAGGTATCGAACCTCCGACCAGTggttctgcagctgctgtgactctctctctgactcggCGGAGATCTCCCTGTAAGTCAGGACAtacatttattgtttattcatcaAGTTTTCTTAAGAAGTAGACCAAAGCCTGATTTTTACTCTGTTGCTCTATGCTTTTATTGTCTCTGTGTAACCAAATACCTTCAGCCTGGCTCTTTCAGTTGTCATTTTACATTGTGTCATACTGATCAATTTACTTATACTGAGAGGATGGTAGGTGTGCAAGATACTATGagaggaaacacaacaaaaatatcttTTGATCAAACAAATGAAGATGAAACATCTGAATGGACACAGTAACTAACAATTACTCTTGCTCAACATGTTTGAAACGGTTGTATCGATGGAGTATAATTCAGgcttaaaactaaaacttacaAAAGTAAATAGGAAATTGAGTTAAATCTGAACTGACCGCCTCTCATTGCAGGCTTCACAGCTGCACACTGTATCAGTAGATATTGATGCAGTAAGGTCCGGGGCAGGGAGCATGGGTAGTGTCGGTGCAGCAGTGGTCAGTCTGTCCCCTGTGGCTGCCTCCTGGACCAGGTTTCCATTACCCACAGGCATGTGCAAAAGGAAGTCCTGGCTCTGTGTAAGAAAGTTTTTTAGTTTAAACGATGCTGCACCACCCAAGGAGAAGAATGTATAGATAACACAAAATACAGCATATGATATGAATGAGGATTAACACTTCACCTTTAGTCACTTTCTACAATGACATTACTCGTTCACTGGACCTAtgctatatatctatataaaatcACCTTTAATATACACTTTCGGCAGCTGCCTCACAGTTAAAGCTTCCTAGTGATTCTAGCCTTGTTGACAGCACTGCCACAGTATTGTGACTCAGCATAGTACCCTCCCTGTTGAGGATGCAATGGAACAATACATTTAGGAGGAAACCAAACccaagccacacacacacaccggcacCTACAACTGAGGAAATGTAACCTCTTACAAACCTGACAAGCCTTAATATAAGAGAATACATATCAGTATGATATGGACCAGATCCAGAAAGTCACATATACAGCTATATAAGATCTTAAAGGATTTGCATTATTCTACTTGCACTTTTGTACTGCAGTGCACGATAAATCAATGAACTAAtgcaaatataattttatttatggCAGAATCACAGGGTGAGGTAGGGCTTTGAGGCAGTGCttgaaaaataatatgaaatcatcactcactgtctatatcatataaaaaaacacaactgtccTGCTCATTACATTTCACTTAAAATAAGTATTAGTATAAGTAGTAAAATAGTATTAGTATAAAATATATacttgtaataaaaacaaaataaatacttgtaatacatttttaaaaatgaccatCTTTTTTATAAATTCTGCCGTTTGACACTCATAACAGTCAAATACGTTATTAATTACAAGctataaaaactt from Solea senegalensis isolate Sse05_10M linkage group LG6, IFAPA_SoseM_1, whole genome shotgun sequence harbors:
- the fam193a gene encoding protein FAM193A isoform X2, with the protein product MSPTDAKRGAKRRKNKRGGGSSCSAVCNTNGGKAGVASALGCAGTTTPASVVSFLTPGSTGTGNMGSITGLNGEVNVNNSVTPQFTEGPVNADFSGVLQTPFTFGLNQRAPYTAGDRCLLCRCERKDSAVPSEAGISGQNGTAQPTKTPSALQLPLWVCSNCRRTVEKEDRHTALEQSLGSQDFLLHMPVGNGNLVQEAATGDRLTTAAPTLPMLPAPDLTASISTDTVCSCEACNERREISAESERESQQLQNHWSEVRYLVRCIYRQTGTPLADDHDQPERDKEGMKELVDRLCEKDPYQLYQRLEQQAREYVLEMKVRLLKHLSAGSKTAGQSGTVATAHGPPQAHQFISLLLEEYSALCQAARTISSFLLTLENEHLKKFQVTWELHNKHLFENLVFSEPILHSSLPTLVAQLKHGTASHDSYNEDMYRTLLESYQQLQQDMASVAADWQECEKRIDDYVDEQVEGQSLTNQRTEPHKSLISKNTLKSKQRMLKEDWEFFKQRRFIEEQLPNSQKPPSADTNFTDTMRMLSSRLSIPDCPNCNYRRRCTCDDCSLSHILTCGIMDSPIAEDLHIKLPLQGEPPRDYMTEIHPPSLSSGSSASGSNSSSPITIQQHPRLLLPEGDNNTFISDDDEVPPLSSKFGDIYPMTGYEESSVVTAAVNGLHNDLNGEGENMALKAGSPHITSSSSSSEGDEEEADGEVGSEPLGQQEELSLGKNSSPPPTYNHQQVEQVQHACECHVCNQDPSSSTLGLATCLPPSRLHAPPPPAVGHQFFTDTKTPPSHPALHLYPHIHGHLPLHNFSRPLLHPTLYPPSPPLTHSKPLPPSSTTSHSAAKQPAFSPSLPEHVYQNCFSSTGGTGDWNSSLQCLSLKFENLWDAAVMKSWNPSVLLPESLPDDMLGPPLADVPLPPTSSIGPQGEHPSLPTPVPSSSSLSSSSLSSSSSCSSSEAKEQKKSGAKKKCLYNFQDAFMETNRVVMATSASMSSVSCTATTVQSSNNPPIHLASKRPNSLDDVFHNLGKEDHRQPAPVTPRNGSTGLTPLPPLSGPALPPAPTHLPTMGSQPFPKMAAPAPDFVEAHQGLCLPPAEPPASSTDGPVSAPPSVCSDPDCEGHRCEGNGAYEHQPYDGEESQDEDSCSEHSSSTSTSTNQKEGKYCDCCYCEFFGHGGPPAAPTSRNYAEMREKLRLRLTKRKEEQPKREEHQPVIERDNGVEDHRRVEDLLQFINSADSKPASSSKAAKRARHKQKKMEEKARLEAEAREREEQLLLEEQQRRQRQEEEEAALQKELLRLQELQQHRAAKKKKKEKAKENTAPPQNNPQPLKQTAQNVLDNLQNGKSQLLQTLIRLPDQRDPRFNPAPQSNTQHSPRCTADKGLTAETNIPNTPAALHNGTSTPHHDINSKVKAKHSVKVASCEAAVKKATELPKSSGVTTKLSNGTIPIASTDTKATQVRPVEVLTPLQTTEFRREDKSNNRSLNGKRHQLQQQPLTQIKEDRRSSPVSNPSPSPPPASQSEQTQQNGKLPSAESPQPKGKNKKNKKKKGDKMNSSIDDVFLPKDIDLDSTEMDETEREVEYFKRFCLDSARQTRQRLSINWSNFSLKKATFAAH
- the fam193a gene encoding protein FAM193A isoform X3: MSPTDAKRGAKRRKNKRGGGSSCSAVCNTNGGKAGVASALGCAGTTTPASVVSFLTPGSTGTGNMGSITGLNGEVNVNNSVTPQFTEGPVNADFSGVLQTPFTFGLNQRAPYTAGDRCLLCRCERKDSAVPSEAGISGQNGTAQPTKTPSALQLPLWVCSNCRRTVEKEDRHTALEQSLGSQDFLLHMPVGNGNLVQEAATGDRLTTAAPTLPMLPAPDLTASISTDTVCSCEACNERREISAESERESQQLQNHWSEVRYLVRCIYRQTGTPLADDHDQPERDKEGMKELVDRLCEKDPYQLYQRLEQQAREYVLEMKVRLLKHLSAGSKTAGQSGTVATAHGPPQAHQFISLLLEEYSALCQAARTISSFLLTLENEHLKKFQVTWELHNKHLFENLVFSEPILHSSLPTLVAQLKHGTASHDSYNEDMYRTLLESYQQLQQDMASVAADWQECEKRIDDYVDEQLLFKVEGQSLTNQRTEPHKSLISKNTLKSKQRMLKEDWEFFKQRRFIEEQLPNSQKPPSADTNFTDTMRMLSSRLSIPDCPNCNYRRRCTCDDCSLSHILTCGIMDSPIAEDLHIKLPLQGEPPRDYMTEIHPPSLSSGSSASGSNSSSPITIQQHPRLLLPEGDNNTFISDDDEVPPLSSKFGDIYPMTGYEESSVVTAAVNGLHNDLNGEGENMALKAGSPHITSSSSSSEGDEEEADGEVGSEPLGQQEELSLGKNSSPPPTYNHQQVEQVQHACECHVCNQDPSSSTLGLATCLPPSRLHAPPPPAVGHQFFTDTKTPPSHPALHLYPHIHGHLPLHNFSRPLLHPTLYPPSPPLTHSKPLPPSSTTSHSAAKQPAFSPSLPEHVYQNCFSSTGGTGDWNSSLQCLSLKFENLWDAAVMKSWNPSVLLPESLPDDMLGPPLADVPLPPTSSIGPQGEHPSLPTPVPSSSSLSSSSLSSSSSCSSSEAKEQKKSGAKKKCLYNFQDAFMETNRVVMATSASMSSVSCTATTVQSNDVFHNLGKEDHRQPAPVTPRNGSTGLTPLPPLSGPALPPAPTHLPTMGSQPFPKMAAPAPDFVEAHQGLCLPPAEPPASSTDGPVSAPPSVCSDPDCEGHRCEGNGAYEHQPYDGEESQDEDSCSEHSSSTSTSTNQKEGKYCDCCYCEFFGHGGPPAAPTSRNYAEMREKLRLRLTKRKEEQPKREEHQPVIERDNGVEDHRRVEDLLQFINSADSKPASSSKAAKRARHKQKKMEEKARLEAEAREREEQLLLEEQQRRQRQEEEEAALQKELLRLQELQQHRAAKKKKKEKAKENTAPPQNNPQPLKQTAQNVLDNLQNGKSQLLQTLIRLPDQRDPRFNPAPQSNTQHSPRCTADKGLTAETNIPNTPAALHNGTSTPHHDINSKVKAKHSVKVASCEAAVKKATELPKSSGVTTKLSNGTIPIASTDTKATQVRPVEVLTPLQTTEFRREDKSNNRSLNGKRHQLQQQPLTQIKEDRRSSPVSNPSPSPPPASQSEQTQQNGKLPSAESPQPKGKNKKNKKKKGDKMNSSIDDVFLPKDIDLDSTEMDETEREVEYFKRFCLDSARQTRQRLSINWSNFSLKKATFAAH
- the fam193a gene encoding protein FAM193A isoform X1 yields the protein MSPTDAKRGAKRRKNKRGGGSSCSAVCNTNGGKAGVASALGCAGTTTPASVVSFLTPGSTGTGNMGSITGLNGEVNVNNSVTPQFTEGPVNADFSGVLQTPFTFGLNQRAPYTAGDRCLLCRCERKDSAVPSEAGISGQNGTAQPTKTPSALQLPLWVCSNCRRTVEKEDRHTALEQSLGSQDFLLHMPVGNGNLVQEAATGDRLTTAAPTLPMLPAPDLTASISTDTVCSCEACNERREISAESERESQQLQNHWSEVRYLVRCIYRQTGTPLADDHDQPERDKEGMKELVDRLCEKDPYQLYQRLEQQAREYVLEMKVRLLKHLSAGSKTAGQSGTVATAHGPPQAHQFISLLLEEYSALCQAARTISSFLLTLENEHLKKFQVTWELHNKHLFENLVFSEPILHSSLPTLVAQLKHGTASHDSYNEDMYRTLLESYQQLQQDMASVAADWQECEKRIDDYVDEQLLFKVEGQSLTNQRTEPHKSLISKNTLKSKQRMLKEDWEFFKQRRFIEEQLPNSQKPPSADTNFTDTMRMLSSRLSIPDCPNCNYRRRCTCDDCSLSHILTCGIMDSPIAEDLHIKLPLQGEPPRDYMTEIHPPSLSSGSSASGSNSSSPITIQQHPRLLLPEGDNNTFISDDDEVPPLSSKFGDIYPMTGYEESSVVTAAVNGLHNDLNGEGENMALKAGSPHITSSSSSSEGDEEEADGEVGSEPLGQQEELSLGKNSSPPPTYNHQQVEQVQHACECHVCNQDPSSSTLGLATCLPPSRLHAPPPPAVGHQFFTDTKTPPSHPALHLYPHIHGHLPLHNFSRPLLHPTLYPPSPPLTHSKPLPPSSTTSHSAAKQPAFSPSLPEHVYQNCFSSTGGTGDWNSSLQCLSLKFENLWDAAVMKSWNPSVLLPESLPDDMLGPPLADVPLPPTSSIGPQGEHPSLPTPVPSSSSLSSSSLSSSSSCSSSEAKEQKKSGAKKKCLYNFQDAFMETNRVVMATSASMSSVSCTATTVQSSNNPPIHLASKRPNSLDDVFHNLGKEDHRQPAPVTPRNGSTGLTPLPPLSGPALPPAPTHLPTMGSQPFPKMAAPAPDFVEAHQGLCLPPAEPPASSTDGPVSAPPSVCSDPDCEGHRCEGNGAYEHQPYDGEESQDEDSCSEHSSSTSTSTNQKEGKYCDCCYCEFFGHGGPPAAPTSRNYAEMREKLRLRLTKRKEEQPKREEHQPVIERDNGVEDHRRVEDLLQFINSADSKPASSSKAAKRARHKQKKMEEKARLEAEAREREEQLLLEEQQRRQRQEEEEAALQKELLRLQELQQHRAAKKKKKEKAKENTAPPQNNPQPLKQTAQNVLDNLQNGKSQLLQTLIRLPDQRDPRFNPAPQSNTQHSPRCTADKGLTAETNIPNTPAALHNGTSTPHHDINSKVKAKHSVKVASCEAAVKKATELPKSSGVTTKLSNGTIPIASTDTKATQVRPVEVLTPLQTTEFRREDKSNNRSLNGKRHQLQQQPLTQIKEDRRSSPVSNPSPSPPPASQSEQTQQNGKLPSAESPQPKGKNKKNKKKKGDKMNSSIDDVFLPKDIDLDSTEMDETEREVEYFKRFCLDSARQTRQRLSINWSNFSLKKATFAAH